Within the Streptomyces sp. R41 genome, the region GGGTGAGCCGGAGGCGGCCCCGCTGCCCGCTGCAAAGGGCGAGCCGGCCCCGTCGGAGGGCCCCGGCAGCGGTGACGCCGCGGCCGAGCTTCCGCTCAAGCTCACTGGCACCACCCTGGAGATCACACCCGATCCTGCCCTGCTCCACGGCGAGGACACCGTCTTCCCGGTCTACATCGACCCGCCGACCAAGGGCATCGCGCTGGGCGACTGGACGGCCCTGGCCTCCAACGGCACCAAGTACTGGGAGTTCGACGGGGACAAGGGCGTGGGGCGCTGCTCCAACTACGCCGGATACCTCTGCTCCAACAGCCCGTACACCCAGCGCATGTACTTCGAGTACCCGCTCTCGTCGATCCACGGCAAGAAGGTCCTGGACGCGACGCTGGAGGTGTACCAGGAGTGGACGTTCACCTGCGATCCGCACTGGTACGACCTGAGTCGCGTGGACAAGGGCATCTCCTCCAGCACCGGTTGGTCGTCCCGTCCCACCGGGGTGGACTTGATGGGCGACCGGAACGTGGCCTACGGGCGGGGCGGCCTGTGCAGCCCGTCGCAGCCGGCGAACTGGGTGCGCTTCAGCGACAACGTGGACGAGGAGACGAACGAGAACCTGACGACGACCCTCGCGTCCTACGCCGCGAACAAGGAGTCGCAGATCACCTTCTCGCTCACCGCGCACGACGAGTCCGACGCGGCCTCCTGGGCGCGGTTCCGCGACGACGCCAAGCTGTCGGTGACCTACGTTTCCTACCCGGACAAGCCAACCTCGTACGGCGTCCAGCAGGGCACCACCGGGCGGGCCTGCAACGCCTCCACGCTGCCCTTCGCCACTAGTGACACCACGCCGAAGATGCTGGCAACGGTGCAGTCGGCCGATGGTTCCAACGCCCAGCTGCGCGCCATGTTCGAGGTGTGGAAGGCCGACGGCTCCAGCCGCGCCTGGTACGCGGCCTCGCCGGACGACGCCTGGGTGGCCGACAACGCCGTCCGCGACGCGTCCTCCAGCGCGCTGCCGGCGCAGACGGACTACCGGATGCGGGTCAAGACGCAGGCGTACTACAAGACGGACCGGGGCGCCACCGGTGTGCTGGACTCGGCCTGGTCGTCCTGGTGCTACTTCCGGGTCGACACCGATTCGCCGCCGCCTCCGGTGGTGTCCAGCGCGGACGGCGTCTACCAGCCGGCCGAGACCGACCCGGCCGCGGGCGGGGTGGGCACGCCGGGCAAGTTCACCTTCACCCCCGCGGACACCAACCCCATCACGCCCGGCATCCAGTCGGACGTCGTCAGCTTCAAGTGGAAGCTGAACAGCGGCGCGGTCTCCGCACCGATCACCGTCTCCAAGGGCGCGGCCACCACCCAGACGATCACGCCGAACCAGGCTGGTGAGAACACCATTCAGGTCTGGGGCTACGACGCGGCCGCCCACAGCTCGCTCACCGGCTACTACAGCTTCCTGGTTAAGGGCGCCGAGAAGCCCTCGGGGATCTGGCACCTGGACAACGCCCTCACCGACTCCACCACTGCCACCCAGCACCCGCTGACCTCCTCGGGGGCCACTTGGGACACCCTGACCCGCAGCGGCTCCGGCGCGGCGAAGCTCAACGGCACGAGCGCCTACCTCTCCACCTCCGGCGCGGTCCTGGACACCACCAAGTCCTTCACCGTCTCGGCCTGGGCACGTCTGGCGAAGAAGGACGTCAACTACACGGTCCTGTCCCAGGCGGGCACGAACGCCTCCGGGTTCCAGCTGTACTACTCCACGGCCTACAACGCCTGGATCTTCAACCGCCACCAGACGGATGTCGCCGATCCCGTGATCGTCCGTTCGATCGGCACCAAGCCGCCGGTACTGAACGTCTGGACCCACCTGGCGGGCGTCTACGACGCGGCCGGACAGACCCTCCAGCTCTACGTCAACGGCGTCCCGCAGGGCAATCCGGTGCCGTTCACGGCCACCCCGTGGAAGGCGTCCGGCGGTCTCCAGGTCGGCCGGCTGTGGCACAACGCGGCTGGCAAGGAGAACTTCGCCGGAGCCATCGACGAGGTGCAGGTCTGGTCCCGCGCGCTCGCGGACACCGAGGTCACCCACGAGGCCTGGCTGGAGGACGAGGACCTCAGCGACGGCACTGCCGGCGATCCGGTCCCGGCGCTCGTCGCCAAGTGGGACGCCACCGACATGGCCAACGCGACCGGCACCACGGTCAAGGACACCAGCGGCTTCGGCCGGAACCTCACCCTCAACGGGGCCGCGCTCACCCTGGTCACCACCGGCGACCCGGACATCGGCGAAGAGGTCACCACCACGCAGACGATGACCCTGAACGGCACCAGCGCGTACGCCACCGCCACCGGCCCGGTCGTCGACGACTCCGGTTCGTTCACTGCGACCGCCTGGGTCACGCTGGACCCCGCCAAGCTCGCCGACACCAGCAAGTCGTACGCGGTGCAGGTGTTTGGCCAGTCGGGGACGAGCCAGTCCTCCTGGGGTGTCTGGTACGAGCAGCCGGCGGGCAGCACCCAGGGGCGGTGGACGTTCGGCCGTCCCGACAAGGACGGCACCGGGGCGGTCTGGACCAAGAGCGAGTCCACCGCATTCACCACGGCCCAGCTGGGCGTCCCGGTCATGCTGTCAGTCGTCTACGACGCCCAGGCGGCAGCCGACCCCGACGACACTTCCAAGCTCGGTGCGCTCAAGCTCTACGTCGATAGCGCCCTGATGGGTGACGAGGACGGCGTGCCGTACTCCGCCCCCTGGCAGGGCGGCGGAGCGTTCGAGGTCGGCCGGGCGAAGATCAACGGCGCTGCCGCGCGCTACTTCCCCGGAAAGATCGACAGCGTCCGCGTCTGGGCCGGAGCCACCTCCACGGACACGATCGCCAACCGGCGTAACACCGAGCAGCAATAGAAGCGGGGCGGGACAGGACGGGCCTCTTGCCCGTCCTGTCCCGCCCCGTTCTGCTCGAAACACTCTGCGCGTCGCCGCGGACGCGCCGACGAGATCCGTCGTTTTCGGGCGCCGACGTCGCCCGAGCGCCTCCTGCCCCTATCCGAGAACCGGGAAATCACCGTGTCTTCATCCCCCTTCCGCCCACGCTTGCCAGGGGCGGTCATACGCCGCTGGCTGGGCCGTGGCGCGCTCGTCGTCTCCCTCTCCGTCCTTCCGCAAGTCGTGGTTCCCTCGGGCTACGACTTCGCCGCCCAGGCCCAGTCCC harbors:
- a CDS encoding LamG-like jellyroll fold domain-containing protein, with product MAVDAAITDSSQVFANPDGTFTQEMNAAPVRARKDDGTWAPIDTTLVREADGSVQAKNTTAGLTFSGGGSGDGLVTLEDEGHELQLGWPTALPEPRLDGDTATYPGVLPDVDLKLTALSSGYTSVLVVKTAAAAENPALSTIRMTVSGGDMDVSPTADGGFVARDGDGTPVFESPAGRMWDSAGDPPATGTATAGVTTQLARTTASSAEAEGEPEAAPLPAAKGEPAPSEGPGSGDAAAELPLKLTGTTLEITPDPALLHGEDTVFPVYIDPPTKGIALGDWTALASNGTKYWEFDGDKGVGRCSNYAGYLCSNSPYTQRMYFEYPLSSIHGKKVLDATLEVYQEWTFTCDPHWYDLSRVDKGISSSTGWSSRPTGVDLMGDRNVAYGRGGLCSPSQPANWVRFSDNVDEETNENLTTTLASYAANKESQITFSLTAHDESDAASWARFRDDAKLSVTYVSYPDKPTSYGVQQGTTGRACNASTLPFATSDTTPKMLATVQSADGSNAQLRAMFEVWKADGSSRAWYAASPDDAWVADNAVRDASSSALPAQTDYRMRVKTQAYYKTDRGATGVLDSAWSSWCYFRVDTDSPPPPVVSSADGVYQPAETDPAAGGVGTPGKFTFTPADTNPITPGIQSDVVSFKWKLNSGAVSAPITVSKGAATTQTITPNQAGENTIQVWGYDAAAHSSLTGYYSFLVKGAEKPSGIWHLDNALTDSTTATQHPLTSSGATWDTLTRSGSGAAKLNGTSAYLSTSGAVLDTTKSFTVSAWARLAKKDVNYTVLSQAGTNASGFQLYYSTAYNAWIFNRHQTDVADPVIVRSIGTKPPVLNVWTHLAGVYDAAGQTLQLYVNGVPQGNPVPFTATPWKASGGLQVGRLWHNAAGKENFAGAIDEVQVWSRALADTEVTHEAWLEDEDLSDGTAGDPVPALVAKWDATDMANATGTTVKDTSGFGRNLTLNGAALTLVTTGDPDIGEEVTTTQTMTLNGTSAYATATGPVVDDSGSFTATAWVTLDPAKLADTSKSYAVQVFGQSGTSQSSWGVWYEQPAGSTQGRWTFGRPDKDGTGAVWTKSESTAFTTAQLGVPVMLSVVYDAQAAADPDDTSKLGALKLYVDSALMGDEDGVPYSAPWQGGGAFEVGRAKINGAAARYFPGKIDSVRVWAGATSTDTIANRRNTEQQ